From a single Chiloscyllium punctatum isolate Juve2018m chromosome 31, sChiPun1.3, whole genome shotgun sequence genomic region:
- the LOC140457052 gene encoding probable G-protein coupled receptor 75, with product MDFQPSFIKEKLLFSMNTTPECIFPVLTNCSPGKNRTEVQTAIHKATLATCTLLLMLVFCLGSYGNVIVFSSFFNPAFRKFRTHFDFMILNLSFCDLFICLIAVPMFGFVMFFDNRSNMSDTFCFAFHLTSTGFVIMSLKTVAVIALHRLRMVLGQRTNHSSSFVCTLLLTVVLWVISFTLATLSAMTKYHSSKICVPLLGLINEDGKAILYTYVVDFTLCLGIVAISYAMIAQTLHKNAQVRRCPVITVVDPKKHDCFVHPDGSGPSLYRKQKCNKTHHVQTHLYTHNEGKNVTTSNKKLEHTVNLSAVKDSKAVVTCVMILLSVICCLPLGIALVHDVLSSESSFIIYQFELCGLTLVFFRSGLNPFIYSRNNSGLRKKVAWCTQFMALLLCCKQKTRLKAVGDGSLVLNRNKSSHHDTNSAYILSPKSQKKLVDQACGPSNSKDIFTSVEYQQKAQSASTPINTRMEPYYSIYNSSISQEDSTPTNLQPRRYTFGSVQSYTGMYYHISKTSDFMQDCDSTSAKHIPIPSV from the coding sequence ATGGATTTCCAGCCATCTTTTATAAAAGAAAAACTCCTCTTCAGTATGAACACAACTCCAGAATGTATTTTCCCAGTGCTCACAAACTGTTCTCCAGGGAAAAATCGAACAGAAGTACAAACAGCAATCCACAAGGCTACACTGGCCACCTGCACCTTGCTGCTCATGCTGGTTTTCTGCCTGGGATCCTATGGCAATGTAATTGTATTTTCCTCCTTCTTCAATCCTGCTTTCAGGAAATTTAGGACACATTTTGATTTCATGATCCTGAATCTGTCTTTCTGTGACCTCTTCATCTGCCTCATTGCAGTCCCCATGTTTGGCTTTGTGATGTTCTTTGATAACAGGAGCAATATGTCAGATACCTTCTGTTTTGCATTCCACCTCACTAGCACAGGGTTCGTCATAATGTCTTTGAAAACAGTGGCCGTGATCGCTCTCCATCGTCTAAGAATGGTGCTAGGGCAGCGAACGAATCATTCCTCCTCATTTGTCTGTACACTTCTCCTTACTGTTGTTTTGTGGGTCATCAGTTTTACCCTAGCCACATTGTCAGCCATGACTAAATACCACAGCTCGAAgatctgtgtcccattgcttgGGCTCATTAACGAAGATGGCAAGGCCATTTTATACACATACGTAGTGGACTTTACCCTCTGTCTGGGCATTGTTGCAATTTCTTATGCTATGATTGCTCAAACTCTCCACAAGAATGCACAGGTACGGCGCTGCCCTGTGATTACAGTGGTTGACCCCAAAAAGCACGACTGTTTCGTCCATCCAGATGGATCAGGGCCCTCTTTATACAGAAAGCAGAAATGCAACAAGACACACCATGTGCAAACACACCTATATACACACAATGAAGGCAAAAATGTGACTACTTCCAACAAGAAGCTAGAACACACAGTAAACCTTTCAGCTGTTAAGGACTCCAAAGCAGTAGTGACCTGTGTTATGATACTATTGTCAGTGATCTGCTGCCTGCCATTGGGTATAGCTCTGGTGCATGATGTCTTATCCTCAGAGAGCAGCTTCATCATCTACCAATTTGAACTGTGCGGATTAACCTTGGTGTTTTTTAGGTCAGGCCTCAATCCATTTATCTATTCTCGCAACAACTCTGGTCTCCGCAAAAAGGTGGCTTGGTGCACACAGTTTATGGCCCTCCTGCTGTGCTGCAAGCAGAAAACAAGACTGAAAGCAGTTGGGGATGGTAGTCTGGTTTTGAACAGGAACAAGTCTTCTCACCATGATACCAATTCAGCCTACATCCTCTCCCCCAAGTCACAGAAAAAGCTCGTAGACCAGGCCTGTGGACCAAGCAATTCAAAAGACATCTTCACTTCTGTTGAGTACCAGCAAAAAGCACAAAGTGCCTCCACTCCTATTAACACTAGGATGGAGCCTTACTACAGTATCTACAACAGCAGCATCTCCCAGGAAGACAGCACCCCTACAAATTTGCAGCCCAGGAGATATACTTTTGGTTCAGTTCAGTCCTACACTGGAATGTACTACCACATCTCAAAAACATCAGACTTCATGCAGGATTGTGACAGTACTTCTGCAAAACATATCCCCATCCCTTCTGTCTGA
- the top6bl gene encoding type 2 DNA topoisomerase 6 subunit B-like, with protein sequence MLLLFLFIQYWDDFHFELLDVIAGQKTIVEHLDQILHYNKDVVRKSVQPVLHQVLDECLHYRKDQRKMQTATTVICDAIHSVLSSSTNRDFRIKSLQLLKVSNTQEIKTSLQNTLQNIIQNRFLLSRVCDMKRIHSGDGDRVLSSTDSAAPETSQDSLYDADKSQKIHTELDGSESDLSFTLSGLDSALWGVESPKVTVETDSGSNSIEQGIGAKKRQLDACGMKTYPDFHSSPFKNTVEKEYKYPRMENLNTSHVSLLKTDMQVSASFPIRLTSETIGSFGVQCSTMSTEETISGKTTDNKEEYLWLQEVSNLSDWTQ encoded by the exons ATGCTGCTTCTTTTCCTTTTCATTCAATACTGGGATGACTTCCACTTCGAGCTGTTGGATGTAATAG CGGGACAGAAAACGATTGTTGAACATCTGGACCAGATTCTTCATTATAATAAAGATGTTGTGAGGAAATCAGTTCAACCTGTGCTCCATCAAGTCTTGGATGAATGCTTACATTACAGAAAG GATCAGAGGAAGATGCAGACTGCAACCACTGTCATCTGTGATGCAATTCACAGTGTATTGTCAAGCAGTACAAATCGTGATTTTAGAATCAAGTCGCTCCAGCTCCTGAAG GTCTCAAACACACAAGAAATTAAGACGTCACTTCAGAATACTCTACAGAATATTATCCAGAATAGATTTCTCCTGAGCAGAGTCTGTGACATGAAACGA ATTCATTCAGGAGATGGTGACCGGGTGCTATCTAGCACTGATTCAGCTGCCCCAGAGACCAGTCAAGACAGTCTGTATGATGCAGACAAATCCCAGAAAATCCATACGGAGCTTGATGGTTCTGAATCAG ATCTATCATTCACATTGTCAGGTTTGGACAGTGCGCTTTGGGGTGTTGAATCTCCAAAGGTGACAGTAGAAACAGACTCTGGTTCCAACAGCATTGAACAAGGAATAGGTGCAAAGAAAAGACAGCTGGATGCATGTGGAATGAAGACCTATCCAGATTTCCATAGCAGCCCTTTCAAAAACACAGTGGAAAAAGAATATAAATATCCAAGGATGGAAAATCTTAACACAAGCCATGTCTCCTTGCTCAAAACAGATATGCAGGTCTCAGCATCATTCCCAATAAGATTAACATCTGAGACGATTGGCTCCTTCGGGGTACAGTGCAGTACAATGAGCACTGAGGAAACGATCAGTGGAAAAACAACTGATAATAAG